In Ochrobactrum vermis, the following proteins share a genomic window:
- a CDS encoding rhamnan synthesis F family protein, with the protein MEPFILARLNVIHKEIGLRGAGMGVGKAMNWLAVRAYIRGAKLMQMPCILREKKPGFLSDEATRQPSGDLYAIVVKYNKFGVAPDFLHLLNELRNQNINPIVVCNGRLSQPDHDAIKAIAQRVLVRQNIGRDFGAYRAATLLLGAEGLQPRRLLYFNDSVMYVPGDGLRQMIASLIDSEYDVIGTNENHEFVHHVGSYAFSMSGKVFNNAAVQRFWSRYRSYDVRPHAIRKGEVALSECFARCGYSIDVLYSTDKLALNLDKMAMPEIVSSLRYLPHGAFRSYELQPLLAGAIYTGKMLSKRSGKRSAAPVSASEMRLTPTISQYSKAMKERSQTPSADDRGGLVGEQVKREVLVNHMIGIIMNGSQVHYGFGLFHRIMGSPLIKRDLLLRGLLFEHDCARILDYMPVQQREPIMRELLNRGRSVNVTGLRRFKLRNGLL; encoded by the coding sequence ATGGAGCCATTTATTTTAGCGAGGCTCAATGTTATTCACAAAGAAATTGGGCTGAGGGGAGCTGGAATGGGCGTTGGGAAAGCAATGAACTGGTTGGCTGTGCGCGCATATATACGCGGGGCCAAACTGATGCAGATGCCATGTATCTTGAGGGAAAAAAAGCCAGGTTTCCTATCGGATGAAGCAACTCGCCAGCCGAGCGGGGATTTATATGCAATAGTTGTCAAGTATAACAAATTTGGTGTTGCGCCTGATTTTCTGCATCTCCTGAACGAACTGCGCAATCAAAACATCAATCCCATCGTCGTCTGCAATGGCAGACTGTCGCAACCGGACCACGACGCAATCAAAGCTATCGCTCAACGTGTTCTCGTGCGCCAGAATATCGGTCGCGATTTCGGTGCCTATCGCGCTGCTACATTGCTTCTTGGTGCTGAAGGACTGCAGCCTCGGCGACTGCTTTATTTCAATGATAGCGTCATGTATGTCCCCGGCGACGGTCTTCGACAGATGATCGCATCGCTCATCGACAGCGAGTATGATGTCATTGGTACGAACGAAAACCACGAATTCGTCCATCATGTTGGCAGTTATGCCTTCAGCATGTCCGGAAAAGTATTCAACAATGCCGCTGTGCAGCGTTTCTGGTCCAGGTATCGGTCTTACGATGTGAGGCCCCACGCTATCAGAAAGGGCGAGGTTGCTCTATCAGAGTGCTTTGCACGCTGCGGTTATAGTATAGATGTGCTGTATTCTACCGACAAACTGGCACTCAACCTCGACAAAATGGCGATGCCGGAGATCGTGTCCAGCCTTCGTTATCTGCCACACGGCGCTTTTCGCAGCTATGAACTTCAACCGCTGCTGGCAGGCGCGATCTATACCGGTAAAATGCTCTCCAAGCGCTCGGGCAAGCGGAGCGCAGCTCCAGTGAGTGCCAGCGAGATGCGCCTGACACCAACCATTAGCCAGTACTCAAAAGCGATGAAGGAACGCAGTCAGACACCGTCTGCGGACGACAGGGGCGGGCTTGTTGGCGAACAGGTGAAGCGGGAGGTTCTCGTCAATCATATGATTGGGATAATCATGAACGGTAGTCAGGTTCACTACGGTTTCGGACTGTTTCACAGAATAATGGGCAGCCCGCTGATCAAACGTGATCTGCTTCTTCGTGGTCTCCTTTTCGAGCACGATTGTGCACGCATTCTGGACTATATGCCGGTACAGCAACGAGAACCCATTATGCGCGAGTTGCTGAACCGCGGACGAAGCGTCAATGTTACTGGGCTTCGGCGTTTTAAACTGCGCAATGGATTGCTTTAG
- a CDS encoding YgiW/YdeI family stress tolerance OB fold protein — translation MTSVKQRMIQFALIVGLVSVGSLDVSHAQFLDSFKTRNAVTADAITRTPVGTRVVLAGSIKSNARRAQYVFQDHTGRTRVRIEREVWRGREINTKNKIEIRGRVENDVRGRFIDVDYFKIIQ, via the coding sequence ATGACCTCGGTAAAGCAGCGTATGATTCAGTTTGCGTTGATAGTGGGCCTTGTCTCCGTAGGCTCTCTGGACGTTTCACATGCCCAGTTTCTGGATTCTTTTAAAACCCGAAATGCAGTCACGGCGGATGCCATAACCCGGACGCCAGTCGGAACCCGTGTGGTGCTTGCCGGTTCTATCAAAAGCAATGCGAGAAGAGCCCAATATGTTTTTCAGGATCACACCGGAAGAACGCGAGTTCGAATAGAACGGGAAGTCTGGCGCGGAAGAGAAATAAATACAAAGAACAAAATTGAAATTCGGGGCCGCGTCGAAAACGATGTCAGGGGCAGATTTATCGATGTGGATTACTTCAAGATAATCCAATAG
- a CDS encoding metal-dependent hydrolase family protein has translation MFRLGGKYQHFIHGDGCGCSNPILQQVSRRLDRLSRRHFLAGAAATAAATMIADRSYAQSPKILLTRARLFDGKADSLKSGVQVLVDGNRIAAVDTTNSAPPEGATVIDCGDRVLMPGLIDAHWHAVYAAVPLPVLLEGDLGIIFAASTAEAERTLLRGFTTVRDLGGPTFSFKRAIDTGIISGPRIFPAGAMITTTGGHGDLRLPTEIPRDGGRLSTGELIGGAAIVDDTGDLKMRVREQLLQGASQIKIVAGGGVSSPRSPLDMSTFSEDEIRAAVDVAKDWNTYVTVHAYASNTVQRSIRAGAACVEHAHLMDEETARMFAEKNVWLSMQPFLTMEDAASQTGPGAERIQQLFAGTPKVYEFARKYGIKTAWGSDVLFSPALTPRQNFMLTHLSQWYSNADVLRAATSVNAELLELSNLRNPYPGKLGLIEPGAFADLLVLNENPLDDIHVLEKPEQTLAVVMKDGRIHKNTLRT, from the coding sequence ATGTTTAGACTGGGTGGAAAATATCAGCATTTCATTCACGGTGACGGCTGCGGTTGCTCCAACCCGATATTACAACAGGTTTCCCGACGACTGGATCGATTATCACGACGGCATTTTCTTGCGGGCGCCGCCGCGACAGCAGCGGCGACGATGATTGCGGATCGTTCTTACGCGCAGTCGCCCAAAATTCTCCTGACGCGCGCGCGTCTCTTCGACGGGAAGGCGGATTCGCTTAAGTCCGGTGTGCAGGTTCTGGTCGATGGCAACCGCATCGCGGCCGTCGACACGACAAACAGTGCTCCGCCAGAGGGGGCAACGGTTATCGACTGCGGCGACCGTGTGCTGATGCCGGGTCTGATCGACGCGCACTGGCATGCCGTCTACGCTGCGGTGCCGCTGCCGGTTCTTCTGGAAGGAGATTTGGGCATAATTTTCGCAGCGTCCACGGCAGAGGCGGAACGCACACTTTTGCGCGGCTTTACGACGGTACGTGATCTGGGTGGTCCGACTTTCTCGTTCAAGCGTGCGATCGACACGGGAATCATTTCTGGTCCACGCATTTTTCCGGCGGGCGCGATGATAACGACGACCGGCGGCCATGGTGATCTCAGGCTGCCAACGGAAATTCCACGTGATGGCGGCAGACTGAGCACTGGCGAGCTGATTGGGGGTGCGGCAATCGTCGATGATACCGGCGATCTGAAGATGCGTGTGCGCGAGCAGTTGTTGCAGGGGGCATCGCAGATCAAGATCGTTGCCGGCGGCGGTGTGTCGTCACCACGTAGCCCGCTGGATATGTCGACATTCAGCGAGGATGAAATTCGCGCCGCGGTCGATGTGGCAAAGGACTGGAACACTTATGTCACGGTTCATGCCTATGCATCGAATACGGTTCAGAGGTCTATCAGAGCGGGTGCTGCATGTGTCGAACATGCGCATCTGATGGATGAGGAAACCGCGCGCATGTTCGCGGAAAAGAACGTCTGGCTGAGCATGCAGCCTTTCCTAACGATGGAGGATGCAGCGTCGCAAACCGGCCCAGGCGCCGAACGAATTCAACAGCTTTTTGCCGGTACGCCAAAGGTTTATGAGTTCGCTCGCAAATATGGGATCAAGACCGCCTGGGGCTCTGACGTTCTGTTTTCGCCTGCATTGACACCGCGACAGAATTTTATGCTGACCCATTTGAGCCAGTGGTATTCGAATGCCGACGTTCTTCGCGCAGCAACATCGGTCAACGCCGAACTGCTGGAGCTTTCCAATCTGCGCAATCCTTATCCGGGCAAGCTCGGTCTCATCGAACCGGGGGCTTTTGCCGATCTTCTTGTTCTGAATGAAAATCCGCTCGATGATATCCACGTTCTTGAAAAGCCGGAACAGACGCTGGCGGTCGTCATGAAAGATGGCAGGATCCACAAGAATACCCTGAGAACATAA
- a CDS encoding AI-2E family transporter, protein MPKASNAALILITGCVLIALLYYGRAVFAPVAFALFIIMLVWPIQRALSTVVSRYLALAATFLLVVFLLLGFGWLIAWTVGQVGRRILIDAVRYQLLYEQLQMWLDAHGIATSVLWSENFSVSWALRTLQSIGSRLNNTFSFWLVALVYVLLGLAETEEFRARIKQLKNQAAANTFIQASQSAAAKIRFYMLLRGVMSLATGSLVWLLTRLIGLPFSETWGFVAFILNFIPFLGPLVATLFITAFAFTHLANWQWVLALFVGLNVIQSVIGSVIEPRLTGKTLSLSPFATLFSVFAWGSLWGVFGAFIGVPITIVSLTFCARYSATSWFAEIFGFSRE, encoded by the coding sequence ATGCCGAAAGCCAGCAATGCAGCCCTGATCCTGATTACGGGATGCGTCTTGATTGCATTGCTCTATTACGGCAGGGCAGTCTTTGCTCCTGTCGCTTTCGCGCTGTTTATTATTATGCTCGTTTGGCCGATCCAGAGGGCTCTTTCAACAGTCGTGTCACGCTATCTCGCATTGGCTGCCACGTTTCTTCTGGTGGTATTCCTTCTGCTCGGGTTCGGATGGCTGATCGCATGGACCGTCGGGCAGGTCGGGCGCCGGATACTGATCGACGCCGTTCGATATCAGCTCCTATATGAGCAGCTTCAGATGTGGCTTGATGCGCACGGCATTGCAACATCAGTTCTGTGGTCGGAAAATTTCAGCGTGAGCTGGGCACTGCGGACACTTCAATCGATAGGTAGCCGTCTCAATAATACGTTCAGCTTCTGGCTGGTGGCGTTGGTCTATGTCCTGCTGGGCCTTGCGGAAACCGAGGAGTTTCGCGCACGGATCAAACAGCTTAAAAACCAGGCCGCTGCGAATACGTTTATTCAGGCCAGTCAGTCAGCCGCCGCGAAAATTCGGTTCTACATGCTGCTCAGGGGCGTGATGAGCCTTGCGACGGGTTCCCTTGTCTGGCTTTTGACCCGCCTGATTGGATTGCCATTCTCCGAGACATGGGGATTTGTCGCGTTCATCCTGAATTTTATTCCTTTTCTTGGCCCCCTTGTCGCTACACTCTTCATTACCGCATTCGCGTTCACGCATCTCGCCAATTGGCAATGGGTACTCGCTCTCTTTGTCGGGTTGAACGTGATACAATCTGTCATCGGAAGTGTGATTGAGCCTCGATTGACCGGTAAGACACTTTCCCTGTCGCCGTTTGCAACGCTCTTTTCTGTGTTTGCGTGGGGCTCGCTGTGGGGCGTATTTGGAGCCTTTATCGGGGTGCCAATCACTATCGTTAGTTTGACTTTCTGTGCCCGATATTCCGCTACGAGCTGGTTTGCAGAAATATTCGGGTTTTCCCGTGAATAA
- a CDS encoding glycine zipper 2TM domain-containing protein gives MRMILYSVLTMAVIGATASGCTTNERRTAGYGVGGAALGGLAGAAIGGDTRGALTGAAIGAAAGTLVGAAQTRNGVQYCRYRDQHGRVYEARCR, from the coding sequence ATGAGGATGATCCTGTACAGCGTCTTGACGATGGCCGTTATAGGCGCCACCGCCAGCGGGTGCACGACAAATGAAAGACGAACAGCGGGCTATGGTGTCGGCGGTGCCGCGCTTGGCGGGCTTGCCGGAGCTGCCATTGGAGGGGACACGCGTGGCGCGCTAACCGGCGCAGCTATCGGTGCAGCCGCAGGCACGCTCGTAGGCGCTGCTCAAACCCGTAACGGCGTTCAGTATTGCCGCTATCGCGATCAGCACGGCCGTGTTTATGAAGCGCGTTGTCGCTAG
- a CDS encoding DUF1269 domain-containing protein, with amino-acid sequence MSELVVIGFDTVGEADAVLLKLNQLQKEYLVDLEDAVIVVRDEQGKVHLKQKYNLPAMGAGSGLLSGAIWGGLVGLIFLNPLAGMALGGAVGAGAGALSGSLTDYGIDDKFIVSLGETIPENSSALFVLLRKIQWDRVMVDFPDLRGRVLKTSLSLEQEERLKKALEGALPQTS; translated from the coding sequence GTGTCGGAACTGGTTGTAATTGGATTTGATACAGTGGGAGAGGCGGATGCCGTTCTTCTGAAGCTCAACCAGCTTCAAAAGGAATATCTTGTCGATCTTGAGGATGCGGTGATTGTCGTGCGGGATGAACAAGGCAAGGTTCATCTCAAGCAGAAATACAACCTGCCTGCGATGGGTGCCGGATCGGGGCTGCTTTCGGGAGCAATATGGGGCGGATTGGTGGGACTTATTTTTCTCAACCCGCTTGCCGGTATGGCTCTTGGCGGCGCGGTCGGGGCAGGTGCCGGAGCTTTGTCGGGATCGCTTACCGATTATGGTATCGACGACAAGTTCATCGTGTCGCTTGGCGAAACGATCCCGGAAAATTCATCTGCCTTGTTCGTCCTTCTGCGCAAGATTCAGTGGGACAGGGTTATGGTCGATTTCCCGGATCTGCGTGGGCGGGTATTGAAAACGTCCCTGTCTCTCGAGCAGGAAGAGCGGCTTAAGAAAGCGCTCGAAGGAGCGTTGCCGCAAACCTCGTAG
- a CDS encoding alpha/beta hydrolase yields the protein MKQVFILAFVLLVAAGCAGNRAVTGLGANVDDRAHSRAVVPFTVATVRERVDDPSIAYSRNRSEILNFSTIDVHIPETHRPGNVETASVKPDPRRNFMASNYAPLPDRQAMIAELNRRLASRPASQREIFIFVHGYNNNFAEGLFRNAQIVHDYEVSSVPIHFSWASAAAFTRYLYDRDSAIIARRGLAETLELAAQTKANGIVIVGHSMGAVVVMEALRTLSVDKRLNVLKRIKGVLLAAPDLDPDLFRSQIDDIDYLPKPFTIVVSRRDRALDISRRLAGGEPRVGSGFDIAFLQNKNIQVLDVSQVDSGGHSLFASSDTLIKFLGSGYLLRRLITDEYAGMDDTFIAAGQGTFEQASLALHLPARVIDRLSVR from the coding sequence TTGAAGCAAGTTTTCATCCTCGCTTTTGTTCTGCTTGTCGCAGCAGGATGCGCTGGTAACAGGGCTGTCACCGGTTTGGGAGCAAATGTCGACGACCGGGCGCATTCCAGAGCGGTGGTTCCGTTTACGGTTGCGACGGTACGGGAGAGAGTGGACGATCCGAGTATCGCCTATTCCCGCAACAGGTCTGAAATACTGAACTTTTCGACAATTGACGTGCATATCCCGGAAACGCATCGTCCGGGCAATGTTGAAACTGCATCGGTCAAGCCCGATCCCCGAAGAAATTTTATGGCCTCGAACTATGCTCCATTGCCGGATCGACAGGCAATGATTGCAGAGCTGAACCGGCGTCTGGCAAGCCGCCCGGCGTCGCAACGCGAAATATTCATTTTCGTCCATGGCTATAACAATAACTTTGCCGAGGGACTGTTCCGCAACGCGCAGATTGTTCATGACTATGAGGTCTCTTCGGTGCCGATCCATTTTTCATGGGCGTCTGCCGCGGCATTCACGCGTTATCTCTACGACCGTGACAGCGCGATCATCGCACGCAGGGGATTGGCTGAAACACTCGAACTCGCGGCACAGACCAAAGCCAACGGCATTGTCATCGTCGGTCATTCGATGGGGGCGGTCGTCGTCATGGAAGCATTGAGAACTCTGTCTGTAGATAAACGCCTCAATGTATTGAAGCGCATCAAGGGTGTGTTGCTCGCAGCACCTGATCTCGACCCTGATCTCTTCCGCAGCCAGATTGATGATATCGACTATCTGCCCAAGCCTTTCACGATTGTCGTATCACGGCGTGATCGGGCTCTCGATATTTCTCGCAGGCTGGCAGGAGGTGAGCCGCGGGTTGGCAGTGGCTTTGACATCGCTTTCCTGCAGAACAAGAATATTCAGGTTCTTGATGTTTCCCAAGTCGATAGCGGTGGTCATAGCCTGTTCGCAAGCTCAGATACGCTGATAAAGTTCCTGGGTTCGGGCTATCTGCTGCGCAGGCTTATTACTGACGAATATGCGGGCATGGACGATACTTTCATTGCTGCCGGACAGGGTACGTTCGAGCAGGCCTCGCTGGCTCTTCATCTGCCCGCGCGCGTGATTGATCGCTTGAGTGTGCGTTAG
- a CDS encoding urease accessory protein UreD, protein MSTGWHAELELRFEHNREVTRLMRRRHVGPLAVQKPFYPEKDGSAHVYLLHPPGGVAGEDVLDIACSLGRSARAVLTTPGATKFYRSDRGQSTQTTRIDVGEGGVCEYLPQETIVFNGARASISTQVSLSGDAVYLGWDIISLGRPACQESFDRGEVRQRVEIFRDGKPIWFEQFRLHGADQAMNAAFAFRAKPIVATMVYAGPADESALQSIREAVGDAANNLFSVSRLERVIVCRYLGGRMSEAKTLFRKVWEVLRESGLGKPAAVPRIWAT, encoded by the coding sequence ATGAGCACGGGTTGGCATGCCGAGCTCGAACTGCGGTTCGAGCATAATCGCGAAGTGACGCGGCTCATGCGGCGACGCCACGTGGGGCCGCTTGCGGTCCAAAAACCCTTCTATCCCGAAAAAGATGGCAGCGCCCATGTCTATCTACTTCATCCGCCCGGAGGTGTCGCTGGCGAAGATGTCCTTGATATTGCTTGTTCTTTGGGTCGCAGCGCCAGAGCCGTTCTAACAACGCCAGGTGCTACCAAATTCTATCGCAGCGATCGGGGCCAAAGCACGCAGACGACAAGGATCGACGTGGGTGAGGGCGGCGTATGTGAGTATCTCCCGCAGGAAACAATCGTTTTTAACGGCGCGAGGGCTTCCATAAGCACACAAGTCTCCCTGAGCGGAGATGCGGTCTATCTGGGGTGGGACATTATCAGTCTCGGGCGGCCTGCCTGTCAGGAAAGCTTCGACAGGGGCGAAGTCAGGCAACGGGTCGAAATATTCAGGGATGGAAAGCCGATCTGGTTCGAACAGTTTCGCCTTCATGGCGCTGATCAGGCGATGAACGCAGCCTTTGCGTTCCGCGCCAAACCGATTGTCGCGACGATGGTTTATGCCGGTCCGGCAGATGAAAGCGCGCTTCAGTCTATTCGCGAAGCGGTGGGCGACGCAGCCAACAATCTGTTCTCGGTGTCGCGGCTCGAACGGGTGATTGTCTGTCGCTATCTCGGCGGACGAATGTCGGAAGCCAAGACGCTGTTTCGCAAAGTCTGGGAAGTTCTGCGGGAATCCGGACTGGGAAAACCGGCGGCTGTACCGCGCATCTGGGCAACGTAA
- the ureA gene encoding urease subunit gamma: MELLPREKDKLLIFTAALVAERRRARGVKLNYPEVVAYISAEILEGARDGKTVAELMSYGATLLTRDEVMDGVPEMIHDIQVEATFPDGTKLVTVHNPIP, translated from the coding sequence ATGGAACTATTGCCACGTGAAAAGGACAAACTTCTGATTTTCACCGCAGCATTGGTAGCGGAGCGACGCAGGGCCCGGGGGGTGAAACTCAACTACCCGGAAGTCGTGGCCTATATCTCTGCCGAAATTCTGGAGGGAGCGCGGGACGGCAAGACTGTCGCGGAGCTCATGTCCTACGGTGCGACCCTTCTCACACGTGACGAGGTGATGGATGGTGTGCCTGAGATGATCCACGACATTCAGGTGGAAGCCACATTTCCAGACGGAACCAAGCTGGTGACCGTCCACAACCCCATTCCGTAA
- a CDS encoding urease subunit beta, translated as MIPGEYFIEDGSIDLNNGRETRTIAVENTGDRPIQVGSHYHFYETNEALVFDREKTRGFRLNIPAGTAVRFEPGQDREVELVALDGDREVYGFNAKINGKL; from the coding sequence ATGATACCGGGTGAATATTTCATCGAAGACGGGTCGATCGACCTCAATAACGGTCGCGAAACCCGCACCATCGCTGTTGAGAACACGGGCGACAGGCCGATCCAGGTTGGATCGCATTATCACTTCTACGAAACGAACGAGGCGCTTGTCTTCGACCGGGAAAAAACGCGCGGTTTCCGCCTCAATATTCCGGCCGGTACTGCTGTGCGGTTCGAGCCGGGACAGGATCGCGAAGTCGAACTGGTCGCGCTTGACGGTGACCGGGAAGTCTACGGCTTCAATGCAAAAATCAACGGAAAACTTTAG
- the ureC gene encoding urease subunit alpha, with translation MGRISRQAYAELYGPTKGDRLRLADTELIIEVEEDRCIYGEEVTFGGGKVIRDGMGQGQRPSAETVDLVITNVIILDYWGIIKADVGIKNGRISGIGKAGNPDIQPGVNIVVGPGTDVIAGEGKILTAGGIDTHIHFIAPQQAEEALASGTTTLVGGGTGPTVGTLATTVTPGPWAIHRMLEAVEALPINVGLLGKGNASMPEPLREQIRAGAVGLKLHEDWGTTPAAIDNCLNVADEEDIQVAIHTDTLNESGFVKDTFAAMKGRTIHSFHTEGAGGGHAPDIITAAGEENILPSSTNPTRPYTINTVDEHLDMLMVCHHLSPKIPEDVAFAESRIRRETIAAEDILHDLGVFSMMSSDSQAMGRIGETTLRCWQTAHKMKVQRGPLSQDSSRNDNFRAKRYVAKYTINPAITHGFAHEIGSVEVGKRADLVLWKPEFFGVKPSLVMIGGMIAIAPMGDPNASISTPQPVHYRPMYGVLGRALGSTGVTFVSKSALDDGIGEKLKLNKQLVAVKGIRTIRKKDMIHNGLTPKLEVDPQNYQVRVDGEVITCEPADVLPMAQRYFLF, from the coding sequence ATGGGGAGGATCTCAAGACAGGCCTATGCCGAACTGTATGGCCCGACCAAGGGTGACCGTCTGCGGCTGGCTGATACCGAGCTCATCATCGAAGTCGAGGAAGACCGTTGTATCTACGGCGAGGAAGTGACGTTTGGCGGCGGCAAGGTCATCCGTGACGGGATGGGGCAGGGACAGCGTCCCTCTGCCGAAACAGTCGATCTAGTCATCACCAATGTCATCATTCTCGACTATTGGGGCATCATCAAAGCCGATGTCGGTATCAAGAACGGTCGTATCTCGGGGATCGGCAAAGCCGGTAATCCCGATATTCAGCCCGGCGTCAACATTGTCGTTGGACCTGGGACCGATGTAATTGCGGGTGAGGGCAAGATTCTCACCGCTGGCGGTATCGATACGCACATTCACTTTATCGCGCCGCAACAGGCCGAAGAAGCTCTGGCCAGCGGTACAACAACTTTGGTCGGCGGCGGAACGGGACCGACGGTTGGCACGCTCGCAACCACGGTGACACCGGGGCCATGGGCTATCCATCGTATGCTCGAGGCTGTGGAAGCGCTTCCGATCAATGTGGGATTGTTGGGCAAAGGCAATGCAAGCATGCCCGAACCCCTTCGCGAGCAGATCAGAGCTGGCGCTGTCGGCCTGAAGTTGCACGAGGACTGGGGCACCACGCCAGCGGCCATCGACAATTGTCTGAATGTCGCCGACGAAGAAGATATTCAGGTGGCCATCCATACGGACACGCTGAACGAGAGCGGGTTCGTCAAGGATACATTCGCTGCCATGAAGGGCAGGACCATCCACAGTTTCCATACAGAAGGTGCTGGCGGTGGTCATGCGCCCGATATCATTACAGCGGCAGGCGAAGAAAATATCCTGCCGTCCTCAACCAATCCGACCCGTCCTTACACCATCAATACAGTCGATGAGCACCTCGATATGCTGATGGTCTGTCACCACCTCAGTCCGAAAATCCCCGAAGATGTGGCATTCGCGGAATCCCGCATCCGGCGTGAAACCATTGCCGCAGAAGATATTCTCCATGATCTGGGCGTGTTTTCGATGATGTCGTCGGACTCTCAGGCCATGGGACGCATTGGAGAGACAACGCTGCGCTGCTGGCAAACGGCTCACAAGATGAAAGTACAGCGTGGCCCGTTAAGCCAGGATAGCAGCCGGAACGATAATTTCCGCGCCAAGCGTTACGTCGCCAAATACACGATCAATCCCGCAATCACACATGGATTTGCCCATGAGATTGGCTCTGTCGAAGTTGGAAAGCGGGCTGATCTGGTACTGTGGAAGCCGGAATTTTTTGGCGTGAAGCCAAGCCTCGTCATGATTGGCGGTATGATAGCGATTGCGCCAATGGGTGACCCGAACGCATCGATCTCGACGCCCCAGCCGGTCCATTACCGGCCAATGTATGGTGTATTGGGGCGGGCGCTTGGCTCCACCGGTGTCACCTTTGTCTCGAAATCAGCGCTGGATGACGGTATTGGCGAGAAGCTGAAACTCAACAAGCAATTGGTCGCGGTCAAAGGGATCCGGACAATCCGCAAGAAGGACATGATCCATAACGGTCTTACGCCGAAACTGGAGGTCGATCCGCAGAACTATCAGGTGCGGGTGGACGGCGAAGTAATCACCTGTGAACCGGCTGACGTGCTGCCGATGGCGCAACGTTATTTCCTGTTTTAG